In Microcaecilia unicolor chromosome 1, aMicUni1.1, whole genome shotgun sequence, the following are encoded in one genomic region:
- the LOC115466222 gene encoding zinc finger protein 84-like: MKPFNCSECNKSFKRKAALIIHQRIHLGVKPFICADCGKSFTEKGNLEIHQRIHTGLKPFHCTECNKSFSQRSTLTKHQRIHTEIKPFHCTECNKCFSQKSALIRHQSVHTGMKPFNCSECNKSFNQKSKLTVHQRIHLGVKPFICADCGKCFTEKGSLNIHQRVHTGLKPFHCTKCNKSFSQKSILTKHQRRHTGMKPFHCTECNKRFSQKAYLTIHQRIHTGMKPFHCTECNKCFSQKSTFIRHQSVHTGMKPFNCTECNKSFNQKSKLTVHQRIHLGVKPFICADCGKSFTEKGNLSIHQRIHTGLKPFHCTECNKNFSQKSTLTKHQRVHTEMKPFHCTECNKSFKRKAALIIHQRIHLGVKPFICADCGKSFTEKGNLNVHQRIHTGMKPFHCTECSKTFSQKSTLIKHQSVHTGMKPL; this comes from the coding sequence atgaagccCTTTAActgttctgagtgtaataaaagcttcaagcGGAAGGCAGCCCTcataatacaccagagaatccacttgGGTGTGAAGCCATTCATATGTGCTGACTGTGGTAAAAGTTTCACTGAGAAGGGAAACCTcgaaatacaccagagaatccacacaggattgaaaccctttcactgcactgagtgtaataaaagcttcagtcagaggtcaaccctcacaaaacaccagagaatccacacagaaattaaaccctttcactgcactgagtgtaataaatgctTCAGTCAGAAGTCAGCCCTCATACGACACCAGAgtgtccacacaggaatgaagccCTTTAActgttctgagtgtaataaaagcttcaatcagaaGTCAAAGTTAacagtacaccagagaatccacttgGGTGTGAAGCCATTCATATGTGCTGACTGTGGTAAATGTTTCACTGAGAAGGGAAGCCTCAATATACACCAGAGAGTCCACACAGgactgaaaccctttcactgcactaagtgtaataaaagcttcagtcagaagtcaatcctcacaaaacaccagagaagacacacaggaatgaaaccctttcactgcactgagtgtaataaaagattcAGTCAGAAGGCATACCTCACaatacatcagagaatccacacaggaatgaaaccctttcactgcactgagtgtaataaatgctTCAGTCAGAAGTCAACCTTCATACGACACCAGAgtgtccacacaggaatgaagccctttaactgtactgagtgtaataaaagcttcaatcagaaGTCAAAGTTAacagtacaccagagaatccacttgGGTGTGAAGCCATTCATATGTGCTGATTGTGGTAAAAGTTTCACTGAGAAGGGAAACCTCAgtatacaccagagaatccacacaggactgaaaccctttcactgcactgagtgtaataaaaacttcagtcagaagtcaaccctcacaaaacaccagagagtcCACACAGAAATGAagccctttcactgcactgagtgtaataaaagcttcaagcGGAAGGCAGCCCTcataatacaccagagaatccatttgGGTGTGAAGCCATTCATATGTGCTGATTGTGGTAAAAGTTTCACTGAGAAGGGAAACCTCAatgtacaccagagaatccacacaggaatgaaaccctttcactgcactgagtgtagtaAAACCTTCAGTCAGAAGTCAACACTCATAAAACACCAGAgcgtccacacaggaatgaagccCCTttaa